The sequence CTTGCGGATTCTATCGATACCGATGTATCTCTGCCCTACGAGACTGTACCTCATTTCCCACTGTCGACTGTAGAGGCGCATGCCGGTAAGCTTATTCTGGGTACGATGAAGGGGAAGAGTGTCGTGGCGATGCAGGGGCGGTTTCACTATTATGAGGGTTACACGATGCAGCAGATTGTTTACCCTATAAGAGTGATGAAGTTCCTGGGTGTGCAGACTCTCATTGTCTCAAATGCCTGCGGAGGGGTAAATCCGCTGTTTGTGCCTGGAACGATCATGGCGATAACCGATCATATAAACCTGCTGGGTGATAATCCTCTTATTGGTCCAAATGATCCCCGTATAGGACCGCGTTTCCCGGATATGTCGGAACCCTACAGTAAAGAGCTTCTGGAGCTTGCAATGAAAGTGGCGCTTCAGAACGGCATCAGACTCGAACAGGGTGTGTATGCATCGATGTCCGGTCCCTCTCTTGAGACAAGGGCTGAATATCGCATGTTAAAGACTCTGGGTGCAGATGTCATCGGAATGAGCACCGTTCCGGAGGTGATTGCTGCGGTTCATGCAGGAATCAGGGTACTGGGACTTTCGGTTGTCACCGATGCCTGTCTGCCTGATGCGCTTGAGCCTGCTGATATAAAGAAAATAATTGCGGTTGCTGATAAAACAGAGCCGGTACTTGTACGGCTGATAGAGAAAGTGCTTGAACAACTATGAGTAAAGGATCCTTTTCGCCTGTTAACAATCAAGTCAGATTTCCTGAAGTCGAGGATGAAATTCTCAGGTTCTGGAAAGAAAATGGAATCTTCGAGAAGTCGCTGAAAGAAACTGAATCAAATGATGCGTTCGTTTTCTATGATGGTCCTCCTTTTGCCACCGGACTTCCCCATTACGGGCATCTTCTGGCAGGTACACTGAAAGACATAATTCCGCGCTACTGGACCATGCGGGGCAACTATGTGGACCGCAGATTCGGCTGGGACTGTCATGGTCTGC comes from Fibrobacter sp. and encodes:
- a CDS encoding purine-nucleoside phosphorylase, whose protein sequence is MTSTFDMIQESLKFIESKTSIKPEIGIILGTGLGRLADSIDTDVSLPYETVPHFPLSTVEAHAGKLILGTMKGKSVVAMQGRFHYYEGYTMQQIVYPIRVMKFLGVQTLIVSNACGGVNPLFVPGTIMAITDHINLLGDNPLIGPNDPRIGPRFPDMSEPYSKELLELAMKVALQNGIRLEQGVYASMSGPSLETRAEYRMLKTLGADVIGMSTVPEVIAAVHAGIRVLGLSVVTDACLPDALEPADIKKIIAVADKTEPVLVRLIEKVLEQL
- a CDS encoding class I tRNA ligase family protein, which produces MSKGSFSPVNNQVRFPEVEDEILRFWKENGIFEKSLKETESNDAFVFYDGPPFATGLPHYGHLLAGTLKDIIPRYWTMRGNYVDRRFGWDCHGLPVENEMEKEFKVSGKRDIEKLGIFIFNEACRSIVLRYTSQWEKVVNRMGRWVH